One window of the Hippocampus zosterae strain Florida chromosome 8, ASM2543408v3, whole genome shotgun sequence genome contains the following:
- the s1pr3a gene encoding sphingosine 1-phosphate receptor 3a yields the protein MGTTPEEGMNMVIVAHYNNSGKWERVRGAGACKTAVLLLICVLIVLENLTVLLALWRNKRFHSRMYFLIGNLALSDLLAGVAYVVNIFTSGSRTYFLTPAQWLAREGSMFVALSASTFSLLAIGIERHMTMVRLRPCETAGRGRLLALLAACWLVSVLLSALPSLGWNCLDDLGSCSTVLPLYAKSYVAFCISVFSALLVAIIILYIRIYRLVTSSGRRVSSRPSECSLALLRTVVIVLGVFVVCWAPLFMLLLLDVGCSPNGCPVLYEVDWFIALAVLNSALNPLIYTLSSREMRAAFFRLLCCCQSGMESTGMPAAGNPNLGTAGPTAENSKSSMGGGGGLGKTTLNRGVNSDEKHGDPAATALPHPAGPAELLSAVLVKAGALSKF from the coding sequence ATGGGCACCACGCCGGAAGAAGGCATGAACATGGTGATCGTGGCCCATTACAACAACTCGGGCAAGTGGGAGCGGGTCCGCGGCGCCGGCGCGTGCAAGACGGCCGTGCTGCTGCTCATCTGCGTGCTGATCGTCCTGGAGAACCTGACGGTGCTGCTGGCGCTGTGGAGGAACAAGCGCTTCCACAGCCGCATGTACTTCCTCATCGGCAACCTGGCGCTGTCCGACCTGCTGGCCGGCGTGGCCTACGTGGTCAACATCTTCACCTCGGGGAGCAGGACCTACTTCCTGACGCCGGCTCAGTGGCTGGCCAGGGAGGGGAGCATGTTCGTGGCCCTCAGCGCCTCCACCTTCAGCCTCCTGGCAATCGGGATCGAGCGCCACATGACCATGGTGCGTCTCCGCCCGTGCGAGACGGCCGGCCGCGGACGTCTCCTGGCTCTCCTGGCGGCCTGCTGGCTGGTCTCGGTGCTGCTCAGCGCCCTGCCCAGCCTCGGCTGGAACTGCCTGGACGACCTGGGCTCTTGCTCAACCGTGCTGCCGCTGTACGCCAAAAGTTACGTGGCGTTCTGCATCAGCGTCTTTAGCGCCCTGCTGGTGGCCATCATCATCCTCTACATCCGGATCTATCGCCTCGTGACGTCCAGCGGGCGCAGGGTGAGCAGCCGGCCTTCCGAGTGTTCCCTGGCTTTGCTGAGGACCGTGGTGATCGTTCTCGGGGTGTTCGTGGTGTGTTGGGCGCCCCTCTTCATGCTGCTGCTCCTGGACGTTGGCTGCAGTCCCAACGGGTGCCCCGTTCTGTACGAGGTGGACTGGTTCATCGCCCTGgctgtgctcaactcggccctcAACCCTCTCATCTACACGCTGTCCAGCAGGGAGATGAGGGCGGCCTTTTTCCGCCTGCTGTGCTGCTGCCAGAGTGGAATGGAGTCCACCGGGATGCCCGCGGCGGGGAACCCCAACCTTGGCACGGCGGGGCCCACTGCCGAGAACAGCAAGAGCAGcatggggggcggcggggggctgGGGAAAACCACCTTGAACAGAGGGGTCAACTCGGACGAGAAGCACGGAGATCCCG